A genome region from Perca fluviatilis chromosome 20, GENO_Pfluv_1.0, whole genome shotgun sequence includes the following:
- the noto gene encoding homeobox protein notochord encodes MQVPNRPVGAYGYPMRNYAAASLYPQYQGSQCALTTKPPSGKSFTIDALLAKPEDTSSCRASPPQCGEKYHPVVPGLPLTGHVGLPIATSPYVYSPNMLHSALHAQPGYSVYCCPPFTYQSSCRGAFYAQASMSKVNAGLHSFKTKGGKSKRMRTSFTSEQLSRLEKEFARQQYMVGSERFLLASALQLTEAQVKVWFQNRRIKWRKQSLEQQQAKLAKLGLAAPPKSPGSQGHGDDEDEEFSDLDVDIDVSDDSIDHC; translated from the exons ATGCAGGTGCCGAACAGACCAGTGGGAGCTTATGGATATCCCATGCGTAATTACGCAGCAGCATCGCTGTACCCGCAGTACCAGGGGAGCCAGTGCGCGCTGACAACGAAGCCTCCCAGTGGGAAATCTTTCACCATTGATGCTTTGCTCGCCAAGCCGGAGGACACAAGCAGCTGCCGGGCGAGTCCTCCTCAGTGCGGAGAGAAATATCACCCAGTAGTCCCCGGTCTGCCTCTCACCGGACACGTAGGCTTACCGATAGCAACTTCACCGTACGTCTACTCTCCGAACATGCTGCACTCAGCGCTCCACGCACAACCTGGATATTCAGTCTACTGCTGCCCGCCTTTCACCTACCAGTCATCGTGTCGGGGAGCATTTTACGCACaag CTTCCATGTCTAAAGTGAACGCAGGGCTGCATTCGTTCAAAACTAAAGGGGGGAAGTCGAAACGGATGCGCACCAGCTTCACCAGCGAGCAGCTCTCCCGGCTGGAGAAGGAGTTTGCCCGGCAGCAGTACATGGTCGGATCGGAGAGGTTCCTCCTGGCTTCGGCTCTGCAGCTCACAGAAGCTCAg GTCAAAgtctggttccagaaccgacGCATCAAGTGGCGCAAACAGAGTctggagcagcagcaggccAAGCTGGCCAAACTGGGCCTGGCTGCTCCGCCCAAAAGTCCCGGATCTCAAGGCCACGGagatgatgaggatgaggagTTCTCCGACCTGGACGTGGATATCGACGTGTCTGATGACTCTATTGACCACTGTTGA
- the emx1 gene encoding homeobox protein EMX1, translated as MMFSSAGKRCFTIESLVAKENPLMAEDPIRPTALSYSNPATEVLMNSYPAPPGRSIYQSPDLVFPETVNHPSLTVAPHQLGGSHLQHPHFFGTQHRDPLNFYPWVLRNRFFGHRFQGNDVSQDSLLLHGPFARKPKRIRTAFSPSQLLRLERAFEKNHYVVGAERKQLANSLSLSETQVKVWFQNRRTKYKRQKLEEEGPESQQKKKGSHHINRWRIATKQSSSEDIDVTSED; from the exons ATGATGTTTTCGTCTGCAGGCAAGCGCTGCTTCACGATCGAGTCTCTGGTCGCCAAAGAGAACCCTTTAATGGCCGAGGACCCCATCCGTCCGACGGCTTTGAGTTACTCCAACCCGGCGACAGAGGTCTTAATGAACAGTTACCCGGCTCCGCCGGGCAGGTCCATCTACCAGAGCCCGGACCTGGTGTTCCCAGAGACGGTAAACCACCCCTCCCTCACCGTGGCCCCTCACCAGCTCGGGGGCTCCCACCTACAGCATCCGCACTTCTTCGGGACGCAACACCGAGACCCGCTCAACTTCTACCCCTGGGTCCTACGGAACAGGTTCTTCGGACACAGATTTCAAG GTAACGACGTGTCCCAGGATAGCCTGCTCCTCCACGGTCCTTTCGCCAGAAAACCCAAACGCATCCGGACAGccttctctccctcccagcTCCTCCGTCTGGAAAGAGCCTTCGAGAAGAACCACTACGTCGTCGGGGCCGAGAGGAAGCAGCTAGCGAACAGCTTGAGTTTATCTGAAACACAG GTGAAGGTGTGGTTCCAGAACAGGCGGACCAAGTACAAGCGACAgaagctggaggaggagggcCCAGAGAGCcagcagaagaagaagggaAGCCACCACATCAACAGATGGCGCATCGCCACCAAGCAGTCCAGCTCCGAGGACATCGACGTGACCTCGGAGGACTAA